The Camelina sativa cultivar DH55 chromosome 14, Cs, whole genome shotgun sequence genome includes a window with the following:
- the LOC104742255 gene encoding uncharacterized protein LOC104742255 — MMTLLSKSLDRASSVYVEDVVDSSRVAYGENGGDDDDSGYDYAPAA, encoded by the coding sequence atgaTGACTTTACTGAGCAAGAGTTTGGACCGTGCTTCCTCAGTGTATGTTGAAGATGTAGTGGATAGTTCTCGAGTGGCATATGGTGAGAATGGTGGTGATGACGACGACAGTGGCTACGATTATGCTCCTGCTGCATGA
- the LOC104742254 gene encoding uncharacterized protein LOC104742254: MMSSVANLVIKSFDYASTVCLEDVVDSSRAAYVENGGDDDDSGYDYAPAA; this comes from the coding sequence atgatgTCTTCCGTTGCAAACTTGGTCATCAAGAGCTTTGACTATGCTTCCACGGTATGTCTTGAAGATGTGGTGGATAGTTCTCGAGCGGCGTATGTTGAGAATGGTGGTGATGACGATGACAGTGGCTATGATTATGCTCCTGCTGCGTGA